One part of the Parambassis ranga chromosome 8, fParRan2.1, whole genome shotgun sequence genome encodes these proteins:
- the LOC114440048 gene encoding uncharacterized protein LOC114440048: MSTADRLLDEIFSWIEQRESCAAKLRKLARELEELREKCNATECVGSSVAVAGAACLIGAGVLTLCTGGAAAPFLGVLGAAYTGVGATISVAAKITEHFISSDTMKDAQKVETKSDSIAKEIQRLFRKLKAEKKEVNHSADPDELDKHVMTEVMKAMARRMGLKDEINISYFIDDPYLNLGGGRGLGGLNPMFTAQMVALAGILSCFAFQLSGKKYKLLFAEGAEQLIKLISSNAFKTFLKGGAMVIGGAIGMGFALSEAIDNWKDLIKKNHVTEASQSLRDTADAIKKMTQTLREQLDSIKEALRELAEVKSIAENPQRSFSDQRELIKFVIKNCEDEVVRQWLRENSESKAFFNLIDIFNLVQKHIDEEDEEDHTNTVDITFVAHGAIENPMIPARCLLPLSSLKDVVLYSPWNCVLTADAAYGIATGKIMPWHRVFVCKARNSCRIPDEQHRPRNVPDGWNAMKKAEYQMIPNIVVAPLRIPKDGAWNRFEVLAGEHGQPGRNRIVIPFILPEGIKIVIPFFVVTLALSVVLIFSRFRATLHLAACLGKYNRNGRLDEASLNMQYSYAVDNTAMTCSYAMLRTPDGMLSGRLYRAFKDMFDRNTFQF; this comes from the exons ATGTCCACTGCTGACAGACTGCTGGATGAGATCTTCTCCTGGATagagcagagggagagctgTGCTGCTAAGCTGAGGAAACTGGCCCGGGAGCTGGAAGAACTCAGAGAGAAATGCAACGCCACTGAATGTGTTGGCAGCTCGGTGGCGGTGGCAGGAGCTGCCTGCTTGATTGGAGCCGGTGTGCTCACTCTGTGCACTGGCGGAGCAGCTGCTCCATTCTTAGGTGTGTTAGGAGCCGCATATACAGGTGTTGGAGCcaccatctctgtggctgctAAAATCACTGAGCACTTCATATCCAGTGACACCATGAAAGATGCACAGAAGGTGGAAACGAAGAGTGACAGCATTGCAAAAGAAATCCAGCGTCTATTCCGGAAACTGAAGGCTGAGAAGAAGGAGGTGAATCACTCTGCAGACCCAGACGAACTGGACAAACACGTCATGACTGAAGTCATGAAAGCCATGGCAAGACGAATGGGACTGAAGGATGAAATCAACATCAGCTACTTCATTGATGATCCATATTTGAATCTGGGTGGAGGACGTGGACTTGGAGGACTCAATCCAATGTTCACAGCTCAAATGGTTGCACTTGCTGGTATTTTATCATGTTTTGCATTCCAGTtgagtggaaaaaaatacaaattattgTTTGCTGAAGGAGCTGAACAACTGATCAAACTGATATCTTcaaatgcatttaaaacattCCTCAAAGGAGGTGCCATG GTCATAGGAGGAGCTATTGGAATGGGGTTTGCCCTTTCTGAAGCCATCGACAACTGGAAGGATTTAATCAAGAAGAATCATGTGACCGAAGCCAGCCAATCATTGAGAGACACAGCTGATGCCATCAAAAAGATGACCCAAACACTGAGAGAACAGTTGGACAGCATCAA AGAGGCATTACGAGAGCTGGCTGAAGTGAAGTCCATCGCTGAAAATCCACAGAGGAGCTTCTCTGACCAAAGAGAATTAATAAAGTTTGTCATTAAGAACTGTGAAGATGAAGTCGTTCGGCAGTGGTTGAGAGAAAATTCAGAGTCTAAGGCCTTCTTCAACCTCATTGATATATTTAATTTagtgcaaaaacacattgacgAGGAAGACGAAGAGGACCACACCAACACTGTCGACATCACCTTTGTGGCACACGGTGCTATAGAAAACCCTATGATCCCAGCCAGATGTCTGCTGCCTCTGTCCAGCCTCAAAGATGTGGTGCTGTATTCTCCCTGGAACTGTGTCCTTACGGCTGATGCAGCATACGGGATCGCTACAGGAAAAATAATGCCTTGGCACAGAGTGTTTGTCTGCAAGGCAAGAAACAGCTGTAGAATTCCTGATGAACAGCACCGCCCCAGGAATGTTCCAGATGGATGGAACGCAATGAAGAAAGCTGAATATCAAATGATTCCTAACATAGTAGTGGCACCACTCAGAATACCAAAGGACGGTGCGTGGAACAGATTTGAGGTACTAGCAGGAGAGCACGGGCAACCTGGGAGAAACCGCATTGTCATCCCATTCATCCTCCCAGAAGGGATCAAAATAGTCATCCCGTTCTTTGTCGTCACCTTGGCTTTGTCTGTGGTGCTCATTTTCTCCAGGTTTCGAGCCACACTCCATCTCGCTGCTTGCCTGGGAAAATATAATAGAAATGGGAGACTTGATGAGGCTTCCCTGAACATGCAGTATTCCTACGCTGTTGATAACACTGCAATGACATGTTCATATGCGATGCTCAGGACTCCAGATGGCATGCTGTCTGGCAGACTGTACAGAGCTTTTAAAGATATGTTTGATCGGAACACCTTTCAGTTTTAG